A genome region from Trichosurus vulpecula isolate mTriVul1 chromosome 5, mTriVul1.pri, whole genome shotgun sequence includes the following:
- the LOC118851330 gene encoding transmembrane protease serine 12-like, with protein sequence MGPWLVGAALWLFWGSFPYATGQRSRSFLGKIRRPRPRLQQVSGESESRLVWGGVRSRPRGGQSRRARGGRRSRPLSLDCGTVPLVNAISGSRIVGGHEAPIGAWPWIVSLQFLKVLNKSVHMCGGTIVKETWVLTAAHCFKISRDPQLWIAVVGVNNILQSHMKHKRIKIDIIIIHPEFKPNTFENDIALIHLKAPLTYNDFIQPICLPFLNYMAKIDNTKRCFISGWGKRKEEGTMTPLLQEAEIHYIPWKTCNAVGSYSGRVPNTSFCAGESYGSVDTCTGDSGGPLMCYFPENERFFLMGITSAGVGCGRPFFPGIYTEVQLYETWLKYGWLQEGSTGKNEMNIVQGKIIIIMVFIILFVLI encoded by the exons atGGGGCCTTGGCTTGTGGGTGCCGCCTTGTGGTTATTCTGGGGCAGCTTCCCGTACGCCACAGGCCAGCGGTCGCGCTCGTTCCTCGGGAAGATTAGGCGGCCCCGCCCGCGCCTCCAGCAGGTCTCGGGGGAGAGTGAGTCTCGTCTGGTCTGGGGAGGGGTGAGGTCCCGGCCCCGAGGCGGCCAGAGCAGGAGAGCCCGCGGGGGCAGACGCTCCCGTCCCTTGAGCCTTG ATTGTGGGACAGTACCCCTGGTGAATGCGATTTCAGGCTCTCGAATTGTAGGTGGTCACGAAGCTCCAATTGGAGCATGGCCGTGGATAGTTAGCCTGCAGTTTTTAAAAGTTCTCAACAAATCCGTTCATATGTGTGGTGGAACCATAGTTAAAGAAACGTGGGTCCTTACAGCAGCCCACTGCTTTAAAATTTCTAG AGATCCACAACTTTGGATAGCTGTAGTTGGAGTTAACAATATTTTACAGAGCCATATGAAGCATAAGAGAATAAAAATTGATATTATCATCATCCATCCAGAATTCAAGCCTAATACCTTTGAAAATGACATTGCACTGATTCATTTAAAAGCTCCTCTGACTTATAATGACTTTATTCAGCCTATTTGTTTGCCATTTTTAAATTATATGGCAAAAATAGACAACACCAAACGGTGCTTCATAAGTggttggggaaaaagaaaagaagaag GTACAATGACTCCTTTATTACAAGAGGCTGAAATACATTATATTCCTTGGAAAACATGTAATGCAGTAGGAAGTTATTCAGGAAGAGTTCCTAATACATCATTTTGTGCTGGTGAAAGTTATGGCAGTGTTGATACTTGCACG GGTGACAGTGGAGGTCCTTTGATGTGTTACTTTCcagaaaatgaaagattttttctAATGGGTATCACCAGTGCTGGAGTCGGCTGTGGCAGACCATTTTTCCCTGGCATTTATACTGAGGTGCAGTTATATGAAACGTGGTTAAAATACGGGTGGCTTCAGGAAGGTTCTacaggcaaaaatgaaatgaatattgtACAGGGAAAGATTATAATAATTATGGTATTTATCATCTTATTTGTGCTCATATAA